gttcaacacaagttaagatcaattgacagcatttgtggcataatgttgattatcacaacaATTAATTTAAACCCATCctatcttttctttaaaaaagcaaaaatcaaggttacagtgagacacttacaatggaagtgaatggggctaatttttggagggtttaaaagcagaaatgtgaagcttataattttataaaagcacttacatttatataaaaaaaattaaaatggtgtattatttgagctgtaaagttgtttaaatcatattttttacagttgtttaaggattttaggttttgttgacatttaaaaaaaaaaaatgacaaatgtaaagaaaaggagggacgagttgaaatacattttgtagtaatcaattgagcttaacttgtattgaaccagccATTTCTTTTACttagaatattcatttaaaaagggTGGCAACATTAAATGTAACCATTAAATCCAtaccaaataaaaaatacttaattgattacatttatttatactaCAGAGAATTAATAAAATCCACTAATTTGTCGAAAACAGTGATAAACAGCTCCAAAAACGTACTTCTACCAAAGACCACATAGCCCAAGACAAACCACTTgtgttaaaataaatgggagaaattggaacacccaatatagTAGAtgcagaaaaggaagtcctgccttagaTGTAAAAGAGCCAAATAACCTTTTAGATAAAGATgttacctgtcagtcaactcaagaacgcacatgtgcattagctagacCAGCCTAACAAATAGAGTTTTTTTAGTGTCATCTGAGCtatagaagcacaatttatgatgccaatgttgtcagatttaactgctgatttcaaatatgttctttgattgtaatcctGGCCAACCGCTTTGGAGATTTTAGTCTTTCCCCATTTAGGTAGATAGGAGCTGTTTTTTTATGCTGCTTGTTAACATAGAAAATTGCTCCCAGGAGTGTTCCAAAGAGGACTGAATTTCTTGGAAAGGGACATTGCTTCCACAGTGGCTGAAGTGAATCTGTAAATTGTTTACTTGAGCTAGTTTATTACAACCATCGAAACGAACCAATTGACTACAATTATTTAGAATTTCCAACAGTACATACAAGTGAATCTTTATTTTAatctgttcatttacatgaacagtCAGAATGAACCGATACACTTAATTGTTTTGGAATTCCCATGAGAGAGATGGAAAGATAGCTTATTGTCTGAAAAACTAGACTTTTGTAAAACTATGTAGCTGAACTGCTATGATGGTTCTGTTTAATGTCAAGTTAGTAGCTATCGTTTCTTACCAACACTGATCCCGTGGCACCCCAGAGAACATGCCACCCTACTGCCACCCTAAGTGCCTATGCCAAGTTTCACCACAGCGTGAATAACACCATACTAATGTTAAAACATCATAGTAATATTCATCACTACAACAGTGAGCActtttttttatggtttatttGATCATCCAAAAACCTTTAAAGTGATCTGTCACTCTTTCCCAAATCAGCAGAAAACTTCTAAATTCATGTCTTTCAAATGCTGTATGGCTTTCCATACTTCCAAACCTGGTGAAAACACCCAAGCTGGTTAACTGTTAATATCTGGCATTTATAAACAAACACATCCCACTTGGAAAGGAAATAAAATATTCAAGTGCTGATGGTTTAAATAACAGGATTGACATTGAGAACTAATAAACAGAAAAATCTATAACATTAATGATGTCATAAAGAACCGCTTCCATAAATAAAACTAGAAAATAGCCAAACAAAATGTTTCAATAACTTCTCTATAATGTTTAGTATAAGGCTTTATCAGATTCAGAGTCAGAGCAGCGACGAAGAGGCAGTAGACTGAATCGATGTAAACTACCAAATGGAGGAAGATGAACACAAACCCAGAAACACAAAGTTTACCCTGGGAGTTATTTGGcaacccaatcgcgcacttcaaAATAAGTGAAGTAATTTAAATGGTCTGTTGGAAGCGTAACCGTGTAGACCATGAACCGTACACATGCAAAAAAGCACATTATGTTCATTCCAAGGAGATCTCAGTAAAGCAGACCCCTTAGGCACCAGGTGAAAATGGGATGTCATGCCTGTCCATTCGTCAGGAATCTCAAGGCCTGCATCTCGTCTCGTGCCCTCAGAGAATTGTGTCCTCTCTGAACCCGTAGTTGGCAGAAACTGTCTCTGTCTTTCAACTAGTATATTGTCTTCCTTGCCCAAAGCCCGCCTGGTTATACTGGTGCCCACCTTGCTGAAAGAACTGCTCAAACTGCCCTCCTTGGTTAAAATTCTGCCCTGCTCTTCCACTCCATCCCCCTCCCTGCccacctcctcttcctcctcctctccctCTACCTCCACGACCCCCCCTACCACTTCTCTCCTGGTGTCGCCCTGCATCCTGAAAATATCCCTCGTTCTGGTAACCCCCACCTCCGCCCTGATACCCTCCGCCACCTTGGTAACCTCCTCCTGAGTACCCCAGTCCTTGTTGGCCTCCTTGGTAGCCTCCCCCTTGGTATCCTGATCCCTGTTGCCCTCCATGGTAGCTGCCACTTCCTCCACCTCCGTAACCTCCTCGATGTCCACCATCCTGGTAATGAACCTGGTATCCGCCTCCACCAGAGCTTTCCTGCCAGCCCCCCTGAACTTTACCCCCACGGTGGTCTCCTCTCCCACCCCTCGCTCCGCCTCTCTCATGGCCTCCCCGGCCTCCCTGCTGCTGATCATAGCCACCCCGTCCTCCACCTCttcccccaccaccaccagagTAGTGCTGCCCTCCGCCGCCCCCTTGTGGACCATCTTGGCGTTTCTGCCATGTGGGCATCTCTGGAGGTGGGGGTTCAATCTCATTTGGTCTGCCTCCTCGATCAGGCACGCGACCCATcaagacctaaaaaaaaattaaaaattaacaaagattTACAGTTTTAGACAAATGTGTGTGTAGTGTCATGGCAAAATAATTGTTTAAGACATCATTGAGTAAGTCTGGGATTAACTGAAGAGCCAGAAGCAATTGAAACTGTGGCatgttctccaagatgcttggaacaaccttgaaaaactgtgtgcaagtgTAGCTAGGAGCATTGGAGCTGTTTTAAAAGGCATagtgtggtcacaccaaatatttaggtttttttttttttttttttcttcagttactGCACTCTGAATGAAGTTCCTTGATAAGTTAAAATTATTCATgccattattttattaaaacatcctcactatacaacatttacTTCCTAAAACATTAGCACAgaactgtatgtatataaaattaataataaatctaTATATAAAGTGTACATTTAGGACCAATTAACCTTCAggtactaaaagaatcattaatggaatcaTTAAGGAACCAGCTCCGTTATACTGCTTACAATTCCCACCCCTAGTAATAAAAACATGTTTGCACATTCAACACTTGTTGCAAAAAATCACTCACTGGTACCTTTTGACAAAAGAAAAAATTCAGAAAACAAGTAtaaactgttcaaaagtttaagtGACCTACCTTGTTAATCGCACAAGCTGTTTTCTCTCTGATGTGACCACTGCTGGTTTGCAGAATCTTTGATAAATCTTGTCTAGCAGCAAACAGGTGAGCCACGGACACCCTGGTCTTAGTGGCTAGTGCCGTACGAAGAGGCTGGTACACTTTAGTAAGCCTCTCAGCACGTGTCTGTACACAAATATATCATAGATTATTTTTCAGCTTTATCTTTTCtacataatgaaaatgaaaatgaaaataaaaatttgaccTACTCTTCTTCTGTATAACTCTGTTGTGTATCAAGTAAAAAGGGAGATTCTGGTACCTTTGCTCTTTCTGACCAGCCAAAAGACTGCACTGTCACATCCAGTCGTTTCAACAACATTTTCCTTCTGACTTCATACTCATTCACAAGTGTTTGGTTTATTGCTTCAATTTTCTCCTGAAGATGAGAAAGACACAAATCTGTacttaaatgtaaatacaaaaattacaattaaataaaatataatcaaatacaaaatatttttttaaaactgtgttcaacaaacaagtaaaaacTTACACAATGAATAGGTCCCAGTGGTTTCTTCAGTAAAGGCTCCCCTATATGAGATGGAGGGACTTTGGACAAAGCTTCCTTCagctgaagtaaaaatttaatttcagttCATAATATAGTGAGCTTGCTTTATAAACACTATATAAACACACCCCTTTATAAAGGGCTGggaattgatacagatttcctgattcgatttggATTTCGACTCGATTTGATATTGTTTCATACGGGTATATTTCAGTGGTAACACctcacaataaggttccacttgttaacattagttaacatgaactaacaatgaacaatacttttacagcatgtattaatcatgtttaatattaattttaacatatatatttaaaatcaaaagttgcatttgttatCATTAAGATAacaactaagattaataaatgctgtaaaaatatacttgtttgttcatgatacctaatgcattaactaaagttatcaaatggaaccttattgtaaaacgTTACTATTTCGGTTATAATGTCcactttgcttacatatgaaagaaattctctctcagctaaggCTGTTAATCATACAGCGGATCATCACACTGGGCACATATggtttattagtttttcatcattttactcacattttaactttttagaaattgacaaatccatgtattccatcaataaatatgatattatattgaacttgttatattttgttacatgtttattgtttatatgtataacttgtattatttacatgcatttaaattgatttgtagaaaacatgcaaaaaaacagtactgtctctttaagaaaaccagctgtTCTGTAAAGGAGCACATATTAACAAGAGAGGACTTGAATGCGTGATTtgaatgaaatgtttattttttgttgtgtttgaaCAACAACtggctgtaaagaacagaaaaggtattaaaaga
This Myxocyprinus asiaticus isolate MX2 ecotype Aquarium Trade chromosome 20, UBuf_Myxa_2, whole genome shotgun sequence DNA region includes the following protein-coding sequences:
- the LOC127411159 gene encoding protein FAM98A-like isoform X1, producing the protein MDFTGILDSLEDLGYQGPLLEDGALETAVNGGAVSPEFTKLCSWLVSELKLYCKLEENVHATNCPSESEGFQLEMSGLLAEMSCPYPALITGDVTKRLLNANNCLLLLGFLISELEASRMILVSQPQKRVQETGGSKVFVELKGICMALGMSKPPANITMFQFFSGIEKKLKEALSKVPPSHIGEPLLKKPLGPIHCEKIEAINQTLVNEYEVRRKMLLKRLDVTVQSFGWSERAKTRAERLTKVYQPLRTALATKTRVSVAHLFAARQDLSKILQTSSGHIREKTACAINKVLMGRVPDRGGRPNEIEPPPPEMPTWQKRQDGPQGGGGGQHYSGGGGGRGGGRGGYDQQQGGRGGHERGGARGGRGDHRGGKVQGGWQESSGGGGYQVHYQDGGHRGGYGGGGSGSYHGGQQGSGYQGGGYQGGQQGLGYSGGGYQGGGGYQGGGGGYQNEGYFQDAGRHQERSGRGGRGGRGRGGGRGGGQGGGWSGRAGQNFNQGGQFEQFFQQGGHQYNQAGFGQGRQYTS
- the LOC127411159 gene encoding protein FAM98A-like isoform X2 encodes the protein MSGLLAEMSCPYPALITGDVTKRLLNANNCLLLLGFLISELEASRMILVSQPQKRVQETGGSKVFVELKGICMALGMSKPPANITMFQFFSGIEKKLKEALSKVPPSHIGEPLLKKPLGPIHCEKIEAINQTLVNEYEVRRKMLLKRLDVTVQSFGWSERAKTRAERLTKVYQPLRTALATKTRVSVAHLFAARQDLSKILQTSSGHIREKTACAINKVLMGRVPDRGGRPNEIEPPPPEMPTWQKRQDGPQGGGGGQHYSGGGGGRGGGRGGYDQQQGGRGGHERGGARGGRGDHRGGKVQGGWQESSGGGGYQVHYQDGGHRGGYGGGGSGSYHGGQQGSGYQGGGYQGGQQGLGYSGGGYQGGGGYQGGGGGYQNEGYFQDAGRHQERSGRGGRGGRGRGGGRGGGQGGGWSGRAGQNFNQGGQFEQFFQQGGHQYNQAGFGQGRQYTS